A genomic stretch from Marinimicrobium sp. C6131 includes:
- the ltrA gene encoding group II intron reverse transcriptase/maturase — protein MKTEATRMGQDIQEGVGRYPIGTEVRVEADAVAHSWTNAEPNTLMEQVLSRPNLMRAYQRVVSNKGAAGVDQMPVSALKSHLQQHWPTLRKRLLAGDYQPQPVRRISIPKPQGGERVLGIPTVQDRLIQQALHQVLSPRLDPNFSDHSYGFRPGRSPHQAVKAMQKHINEGRRWVVDLDLEKFFDRVNHDVLMSLLARRLSDRRILTLIRRYLNAGMLDGGLVSPRREGTPQGGPLSPLLSNVLLTELDRELERRGHRFCRYADDCNIYVRSERAGHRVMASITRYLEQRLRLRVNTDKSAVDRPWRRSYLGYSVSWHKQVRLRVAPKSLKRHQAKLRQLLRGARGRSLRTTIERLNPVLRGWANYYRLTDSKRPVEALDGWIRRRLRLILWRQWKRVVTRARNLMRLGLTEQRAWISATNGRGPWWNSGASHMNAALPKKVFDRLSLVSLLDTMNRLPSQS, from the coding sequence ATGAAGACAGAAGCGACCCGGATGGGTCAGGACATTCAGGAGGGGGTCGGACGGTATCCGATCGGTACTGAAGTCCGTGTCGAAGCAGACGCGGTGGCTCACTCGTGGACGAACGCGGAGCCGAACACGCTAATGGAACAGGTGCTATCGCGCCCGAACCTGATGCGTGCGTATCAGCGGGTGGTCTCCAACAAGGGCGCGGCCGGGGTCGACCAGATGCCGGTGAGCGCTCTAAAGAGCCATCTGCAACAGCACTGGCCAACGCTGCGCAAGCGGCTGCTGGCCGGAGATTACCAGCCTCAACCCGTGCGCCGGATCAGTATCCCCAAGCCACAAGGCGGGGAGCGGGTACTGGGTATCCCGACGGTGCAGGATCGTCTGATCCAGCAGGCGCTTCATCAGGTGCTGAGCCCGAGGCTCGATCCGAACTTCTCGGATCACAGCTACGGGTTCCGCCCTGGGCGAAGCCCCCATCAGGCGGTCAAGGCGATGCAAAAGCACATTAATGAAGGCCGCCGCTGGGTGGTCGATCTGGATCTGGAGAAGTTCTTCGACCGGGTCAATCACGATGTGCTGATGAGCCTGTTGGCCCGACGCCTCTCCGACCGACGAATACTCACCTTGATCCGCCGCTACCTCAACGCCGGTATGCTGGACGGTGGGCTGGTCAGCCCGAGACGGGAGGGGACGCCGCAAGGCGGCCCCCTCTCGCCCTTGCTCTCCAATGTGCTTCTGACCGAACTGGACCGGGAGCTGGAGCGCCGGGGACACCGGTTCTGCCGCTACGCGGACGACTGTAACATCTACGTTCGCAGTGAAAGAGCCGGCCATCGGGTCATGGCCAGTATCACCCGCTACCTGGAGCAGCGTCTGCGCCTGAGGGTGAACACGGACAAGAGCGCCGTGGATCGCCCCTGGCGTCGAAGCTATCTGGGCTACAGCGTGAGCTGGCATAAGCAGGTGCGGTTGAGGGTTGCACCTAAAAGCCTGAAGCGCCACCAGGCCAAGCTGCGTCAGTTGCTCAGAGGCGCGCGGGGTCGCTCGTTGCGAACGACGATCGAGCGGCTGAATCCGGTGTTGCGAGGTTGGGCGAATTACTACCGCCTGACGGACTCGAAACGCCCGGTGGAGGCCCTCGATGGTTGGATACGCCGACGACTGCGCCTGATCCTCTGGCGACAATGGAAACGGGTGGTCACCCGGGCCCGGAACCTGATGCGACTGGGCTTGACAGAGCAACGGGCCTGGATCAGTGCGACCAACGGTCGTGGCCCTTGGTGGAACAGTGGGGCGTCTCACATGAACGCCGCGCTGCCCAAAAAGGTGTTCGACCGACTGTCTCTGGTAAGCTTGCTGGATACGATGAATCGGCTTCCGAGCCAATCATGA
- a CDS encoding sugar phosphate isomerase/epimerase family protein, which yields MDRIQPGRRQFLKGAAALGAAVAAASTLPGCGNLIGKRNTFDISLAQWSLHRRFFSGDANPMDFAAIARQEFEIGGVEYVNQFYKENLSDALVQNLRQRADNEGVRSLLIMIDGEGALGAPTEADRQQTVDNHKKWADAAHALGCHSIRVNAQSQGSYDEQRERAADGLVKLAEYCEPLGLNVLVENHGGLSSNARWLSQVMETANHPRVGTLPDFGNFTINRDTGESYDKYQGVRELMPYAKAVSAKSYAFDDQGNETTIDFHRMMDIVMAVGYSGWVGVEYEGDKHSEAEGIILTRDLLRSIKAS from the coding sequence ATGGACCGGATACAGCCAGGCCGCCGCCAATTCCTGAAAGGCGCCGCCGCCCTCGGTGCCGCCGTTGCAGCGGCCTCCACACTGCCCGGATGTGGCAACCTGATCGGCAAACGCAATACCTTCGATATCTCCCTGGCACAGTGGTCCCTGCACCGCCGCTTCTTCAGCGGTGACGCCAACCCCATGGACTTCGCGGCCATCGCCCGCCAGGAATTCGAGATTGGCGGTGTCGAGTACGTCAACCAGTTCTATAAGGAGAACCTGTCCGACGCCCTGGTCCAGAACCTGCGCCAACGGGCGGACAATGAGGGCGTGCGTAGCCTGCTGATCATGATCGACGGCGAAGGCGCCCTGGGTGCCCCCACCGAAGCCGATCGGCAGCAGACCGTGGACAACCACAAAAAATGGGCCGACGCCGCCCACGCCCTGGGTTGCCATTCCATCCGGGTGAACGCCCAGAGCCAGGGCAGTTACGACGAGCAGCGCGAGCGCGCGGCCGATGGCCTGGTCAAGCTGGCGGAGTACTGTGAACCCCTGGGCCTGAACGTGCTGGTGGAAAACCATGGCGGCCTGTCCTCCAACGCCCGCTGGCTGAGCCAGGTAATGGAAACCGCCAACCACCCACGGGTGGGCACCCTGCCCGACTTCGGCAACTTCACCATCAATCGCGACACCGGCGAGAGCTACGACAAGTATCAGGGCGTGCGCGAGCTGATGCCTTATGCCAAGGCGGTGAGCGCGAAAAGCTATGCGTTTGATGATCAGGGTAATGAAACCACCATCGACTTTCATCGGATGATGGATATCGTCATGGCCGTGGGTTACAGCGGCTGGGTGGGCGTTGAGTATGAGGGCGATAAGCACTCGGAAGCGGAAGGGATTATTCTGACGCGGGATTTGTTACGGTCTATCAAGGCCAGTTGA
- a CDS encoding GMC oxidoreductase, producing MATTKVSATILGAGEPSHTYDAIVIGSGISGGWAAKELCEQGLQTLVLERGGHIEHIEDYPTAHKEAWDLPLFGEMSAEFRAANPVLSRCYAVNQATAHHFVKDAEHPYQQRKPFDWIRGYQVGGKSLMWARWVQRWSDFDFESNARNGVGVDWPIRYQDLAPWYSYVEKFAGISGNRDGLPQIPDGEFLPPMEMNAVEKHFKQSIESQFPNRHLVMSRTANLSQPHKGRGPCMYRARCARGCPFTGYFSSNGVTLPAAAATGNLTMRPHSVVHSIIYDEQKQRATGVRVIDAETKAVTEYFARIIFVNASTLNTTLILKNSTSERFPNGLGNDSGVLGHYLMDHNYRARASAEVEGLEDRYYYGRRPTGTYLPRFRNIFDDKQDQYIGGFSYSVGAYRAQGNVDEGDAPLGAEFKHKMSEVGPWRINMTGMGEFLPRFDNKVTLSKDQTDAWGMPLLNMDCDYSDNEHHMTRDIRDSAAEMLEKAGYKNIQTVDSEQAPGLAIHEMGTARMGRDPKTSMLNGHNQLHAVPNVFVTDGACMTSSACQNPSLTYMALTARAAHYAVDQLNKRNL from the coding sequence ATGGCAACAACCAAGGTCAGTGCGACCATTCTGGGGGCGGGAGAGCCGTCTCATACCTACGATGCCATCGTCATCGGCTCTGGTATTTCCGGGGGCTGGGCCGCAAAAGAGCTGTGTGAGCAGGGCTTGCAGACGCTGGTATTGGAGCGTGGTGGGCATATCGAGCACATTGAAGATTACCCGACCGCCCACAAGGAGGCCTGGGATCTGCCCCTGTTCGGGGAGATGTCCGCAGAGTTCAGAGCCGCCAACCCGGTGTTGTCGCGCTGCTACGCGGTCAATCAGGCGACCGCCCATCACTTTGTCAAAGACGCCGAGCATCCCTACCAGCAGCGCAAACCCTTTGACTGGATTCGCGGTTATCAGGTCGGTGGCAAGTCGCTGATGTGGGCGCGCTGGGTGCAGCGCTGGAGCGATTTCGACTTCGAGAGCAATGCCCGCAATGGCGTCGGTGTGGACTGGCCCATCCGCTATCAGGACCTTGCCCCCTGGTACAGTTACGTGGAAAAGTTCGCCGGTATCAGTGGCAACCGCGACGGCCTGCCGCAGATTCCGGATGGGGAATTTCTGCCGCCGATGGAAATGAATGCGGTGGAGAAACACTTCAAGCAGTCCATCGAAAGCCAGTTCCCCAATCGGCATCTGGTGATGTCCCGCACCGCCAACCTGTCGCAACCCCACAAGGGTCGCGGGCCCTGCATGTACCGGGCCCGTTGTGCCCGGGGCTGCCCGTTCACCGGCTATTTCAGCAGCAACGGGGTAACCCTGCCGGCCGCGGCGGCCACCGGCAACCTGACCATGCGTCCACACTCGGTGGTGCATTCCATCATTTATGACGAGCAGAAACAGCGTGCGACCGGCGTCCGGGTGATCGACGCCGAAACCAAGGCGGTGACCGAATATTTCGCGCGCATCATTTTCGTCAATGCCAGCACGCTCAACACTACGCTGATTCTGAAGAACTCAACTTCCGAACGCTTCCCCAACGGTCTGGGTAACGACAGTGGGGTGCTGGGTCACTACCTGATGGATCACAATTATCGCGCCCGGGCGAGTGCCGAGGTGGAGGGGCTGGAAGACCGTTACTATTACGGCCGTCGCCCCACCGGCACTTATCTGCCCCGGTTCCGGAATATTTTTGACGACAAGCAGGATCAGTACATCGGCGGTTTCTCCTACTCGGTGGGTGCCTACCGGGCCCAGGGCAACGTTGATGAAGGGGATGCCCCTTTGGGTGCCGAGTTCAAACACAAGATGAGTGAGGTGGGCCCCTGGCGGATCAATATGACCGGTATGGGGGAGTTTCTGCCGCGCTTTGACAACAAAGTGACCCTGAGCAAGGACCAGACCGATGCCTGGGGCATGCCACTGCTGAATATGGACTGTGATTACTCGGACAACGAGCACCATATGACCCGGGACATTCGTGACAGCGCCGCCGAGATGCTGGAAAAAGCCGGCTACAAGAACATTCAGACCGTTGACAGTGAGCAGGCCCCGGGGCTCGCCATTCACGAAATGGGCACCGCCCGCATGGGGCGGGACCCCAAAACCTCCATGCTCAATGGCCACAACCAGTTACACGCGGTGCCCAATGTATTTGTGACCGACGGTGCCTGCATGACCTCGTCCGCCTGCCAGAACCCGTCCCTGACCTATATGGCGTTGACGGCCCGGGCCGCGCACTACGCGGTGGATCAACTCAATAAACGCAATCTTTAA
- a CDS encoding gluconate 2-dehydrogenase subunit 3 family protein encodes MNRRQALHTMMGALGLVSATQVFGASAFLSGALPTAVQPVLAEPEVALLSDLGETILPTTEDSPGARAAGIGAFMQAMVSGYYTPAEQQVFLRGLADLQQRSQALFNTDARSLTPDQRAQLLLTLEQDSDADYYRMIKQLTIWGYFASEVGAKQALRFAPIPGRHEGDVKIDPGTKAWANLLS; translated from the coding sequence ATGAATCGCAGACAGGCATTACACACGATGATGGGTGCTTTGGGTCTGGTATCGGCCACCCAGGTGTTCGGTGCGTCCGCGTTTTTGAGTGGCGCATTACCTACGGCCGTTCAACCCGTGCTGGCGGAACCGGAGGTGGCACTGCTCAGTGACCTCGGTGAGACCATTCTGCCCACCACCGAGGATTCACCCGGCGCGAGGGCCGCGGGTATCGGCGCCTTTATGCAGGCGATGGTCAGCGGTTACTACACGCCGGCGGAGCAGCAGGTGTTTCTGCGGGGGCTGGCCGATCTGCAGCAGCGCAGCCAGGCGTTGTTCAATACCGATGCTCGCTCGCTGACACCGGATCAGCGAGCGCAATTGCTATTGACGCTGGAGCAGGACAGCGACGCCGACTATTACCGGATGATCAAGCAGTTGACCATTTGGGGCTATTTTGCCTCGGAGGTGGGTGCCAAGCAGGCATTGCGCTTCGCACCCATTCCCGGCCGTCATGAGGGAGACGTGAAAATTGATCCCGGCACCAAGGCCTGGGCCAACTTACTCTCCTGA
- a CDS encoding alpha/beta hydrolase-fold protein translates to MRFITLSFCFWLLAACSLQPHGQSERSEPQLKRLEFTSALDGSERQFFVYLPEGYETDAGKEWPVLMFLHGNGERGNGRDELDYVLAHGPLYEAWIQKRGLPFIMIVPQLPMFGMDEHADYLRNRDPSQIPRRLAEGVPPRPADFPTPEPMNGVPAPASMDDIPATLPNGWDRIEDDLIMMLDRIEANYRVDERRVYLSGLSYGGFGTWYMASRHPERFAAISPVVGWGHPDLMAPIAEHQLPLWAFAAGRDPVVTIEHFYPGLNELEKLGHPSVRFTNHEDMGHDAWTRVYRSEDLYRWLLEHSLANEPSGE, encoded by the coding sequence ATGCGATTCATAACTCTGTCTTTTTGCTTTTGGCTGCTGGCGGCCTGCAGCCTTCAACCCCACGGCCAATCCGAGCGCTCCGAACCCCAGCTGAAGCGCCTGGAGTTTACCAGCGCTCTGGATGGCAGCGAGCGGCAGTTTTTTGTGTATTTACCCGAAGGGTATGAAACGGATGCCGGGAAAGAGTGGCCGGTTCTGATGTTTCTGCACGGCAACGGTGAGCGGGGCAATGGCCGGGACGAGCTGGACTATGTGCTGGCCCACGGCCCACTGTACGAAGCGTGGATCCAGAAACGGGGCTTGCCGTTTATCATGATCGTACCCCAGCTACCCATGTTCGGGATGGATGAGCACGCGGACTACCTGCGCAACCGGGACCCGTCTCAGATACCCCGGCGGTTGGCCGAGGGGGTACCGCCCCGCCCGGCGGATTTCCCGACGCCCGAACCCATGAATGGCGTGCCCGCGCCCGCTTCCATGGACGACATTCCCGCCACCCTCCCCAACGGTTGGGATCGTATTGAAGACGACCTGATCATGATGCTCGATCGGATCGAGGCCAACTACCGGGTGGATGAGCGACGGGTATACCTCAGTGGCCTGAGCTACGGTGGTTTCGGCACCTGGTATATGGCCAGCCGTCACCCGGAACGCTTTGCGGCCATCAGCCCGGTGGTGGGCTGGGGCCATCCCGACCTGATGGCGCCCATTGCGGAACATCAGCTTCCCCTGTGGGCGTTCGCTGCCGGACGTGATCCCGTCGTCACCATTGAGCATTTTTATCCCGGGCTGAACGAGCTGGAAAAGCTCGGACACCCTTCGGTGCGCTTTACCAACCACGAGGACATGGGTCATGACGCCTGGACCCGGGTGTACCGCAGCGAGGACCTGTACCGCTGGTTACTGGAACATTCGTTGGCGAACGAACCCTCAGGAGAGTAA
- a CDS encoding GGDEF domain-containing protein, whose translation MSPSRSLYFLLIAIAITLLAVAAHPLIPERQHSLVPQADSPIILAPYGDAMQGGPSHSEWVGPEEDYHWRCRVEPEGDYVFCGINLLLSEDNLHGLDITDFEAFELQLETPGHNQDVQFFMRHFDERYSNPDDNNSSQFNKFDIKAGELGGTLRIGFDELSLADWWSRDRDLPRELRRPAFHNVIAVGIGYAQHLEPGNYDVIIKEASFVGEWVSAANWYLSILLVWLVGLGAWGVHRLVLLSRITRRHRRQLDVLSNRNAQLKEETDRYKQLSTRDPLTGAYNRYGFEQRLSQMIHQNEYQPISLILLDVDHFKTFNDTYGHDAGDKVLRQLVNLLDQHTRKQDVLCRWGGEEFLLLCPNTDATNAVILAEKIRHLVSEARIEMDEKIRLTASFGVCQIRAGEPYIDAFIRTDRALYQAKDQGRNRVMLCPEAMGAELV comes from the coding sequence ATGTCTCCCAGTCGCTCGCTGTACTTTTTACTGATCGCCATCGCCATCACCCTGTTGGCCGTGGCCGCTCACCCGCTGATCCCCGAGCGGCAGCATTCACTGGTGCCCCAGGCGGACAGCCCCATCATTCTTGCACCCTATGGTGACGCCATGCAGGGCGGGCCAAGTCATTCGGAGTGGGTGGGGCCGGAAGAGGATTACCACTGGCGCTGCCGGGTCGAGCCCGAGGGCGATTACGTGTTCTGCGGCATCAACCTCCTGTTATCCGAGGACAACCTGCATGGGCTGGATATAACCGATTTCGAGGCTTTTGAATTGCAACTGGAGACCCCGGGGCATAATCAGGACGTGCAGTTCTTTATGCGCCACTTTGATGAGCGCTACTCCAACCCGGACGACAACAATAGTTCACAATTCAACAAGTTCGACATCAAGGCGGGAGAGTTGGGTGGAACCCTGAGGATCGGTTTTGACGAACTGTCTCTGGCGGACTGGTGGAGTCGTGACCGTGACTTGCCGCGAGAGTTGCGGCGTCCCGCGTTTCACAATGTTATCGCCGTGGGTATCGGCTATGCCCAGCACCTTGAGCCCGGCAACTACGACGTGATCATCAAGGAGGCGAGTTTTGTCGGTGAGTGGGTGTCCGCTGCCAACTGGTACCTGAGTATTCTGCTGGTCTGGCTGGTGGGGCTGGGTGCCTGGGGAGTCCATCGGTTGGTTCTGCTGTCCCGGATCACCCGGCGCCACCGTCGGCAACTGGATGTCCTCTCCAATCGCAATGCGCAGTTGAAAGAGGAAACCGACCGTTACAAGCAACTGTCTACCCGTGATCCGCTTACCGGAGCCTACAATCGTTATGGCTTTGAACAGCGCCTGTCACAGATGATTCACCAGAACGAGTATCAGCCCATCTCGTTGATTCTGCTGGATGTGGACCACTTCAAAACCTTCAATGATACCTACGGCCACGATGCCGGGGACAAGGTCTTGCGCCAGTTGGTGAACCTGCTCGATCAGCACACCCGCAAGCAGGACGTGCTCTGCCGCTGGGGCGGCGAGGAATTTCTGCTCTTGTGCCCCAATACGGATGCCACGAATGCGGTGATCCTGGCCGAAAAGATCCGGCATCTGGTCTCCGAAGCCCGCATCGAAATGGATGAAAAGATACGCCTGACCGCCAGTTTCGGTGTCTGTCAGATCCGCGCGGGTGAGCCCTATATCGATGCCTTTATCCGCACCGATCGGGCGCTCTATCAGGCGAAGGATCAGGGGCGCAACCGGGTGATGTTGTGCCCGGAAGCCATGGGTGCAGAATTGGTCTGA
- a CDS encoding pectate lyase family protein yields MTINKLALVAAISTLLAACGGSDSDNPPSSSSSSSSSSSSSSSSSSSGPNEYDGDWTSCERLNTPQGFATLGDGVTGGADVGAGNHEVGVVTGAQLQNVLTDEQYADLPLTIYIDDLITWDNSNGGIKVRRSDVTIVGRTESAGFEGVGLELSHGASNIIIRNLEMRYVPQANGTGDLINLDGRDGAVTNVWIDHNELYNSRQAPEEAGCGLDEDCNKDYYDELVSGRGAVQNVTISYNYMHDSWKTSLWGSSDSPEEDAGRTITFHHNYWHNVNSRLPLFRYGNAHVFNNYYHNVDGSAINARMGAEIRVDGNVFENVSHPITSQFSEERGYWDVDDNIFENVSASGSCPTTGSECRGAHEESTTAYIPGYVYDIMPASDVRDYVLDYAGLGVIDECLDLPEPDGGNDAPEFNTDPQEPPAAWSVFDGELAPDADGSIALEAGGNASFELGGDTDMDYFAVNGDGTIDIDTTSDVNLRHHATLRGVLPEGYPKHLTVVARVQGYNEDSRLLEIETAFADEGEAGSRLKTLLRNQEGAVGIQLEDADPVNDNSPDYYDQLDMTVYHTYQISVTMNSATRGNVRIFVDGNDEPVISLLDVQMRAASSAGDNFVRIGDGGGHPYKSKIDWLVWTTESDYLPSDLKGSLPEGLGDITGYEAE; encoded by the coding sequence ATGACTATCAACAAGCTTGCCCTTGTTGCGGCCATCAGTACGCTCCTGGCCGCCTGTGGGGGCTCCGACTCCGACAATCCCCCTTCTTCCAGCTCGTCCTCAAGCTCGAGTAGCAGCTCCAGCTCGTCTTCCTCATCCAGTGGACCCAACGAGTATGATGGCGACTGGACCTCCTGCGAACGCTTGAATACCCCTCAAGGCTTCGCCACCCTGGGCGATGGCGTAACCGGCGGTGCCGATGTGGGTGCGGGTAACCACGAAGTCGGTGTGGTCACTGGCGCACAATTGCAGAACGTATTGACTGACGAACAGTACGCCGATCTGCCGCTGACGATTTATATTGATGATCTGATCACCTGGGACAATTCCAACGGCGGCATCAAAGTACGGCGGAGTGATGTGACCATTGTGGGTCGTACTGAAAGCGCAGGCTTTGAAGGTGTGGGCCTGGAACTGAGTCACGGCGCGAGCAATATCATCATCCGCAATCTGGAAATGCGCTACGTCCCTCAGGCCAATGGCACCGGCGACCTGATCAATCTGGATGGCCGAGATGGCGCGGTCACCAATGTCTGGATTGACCACAACGAGTTGTACAACAGCCGCCAAGCGCCAGAGGAAGCCGGCTGTGGTCTGGATGAAGACTGCAACAAGGATTACTACGACGAGCTGGTCAGTGGCCGCGGTGCGGTTCAGAACGTGACCATCTCCTACAATTACATGCACGATAGTTGGAAGACGTCGCTCTGGGGTTCGTCCGACAGTCCGGAAGAGGACGCCGGTCGCACAATCACGTTCCACCACAACTATTGGCACAACGTGAACTCGCGCTTGCCGCTGTTCCGCTACGGCAACGCCCATGTGTTTAACAACTATTACCACAATGTGGATGGTTCGGCGATCAATGCCCGAATGGGTGCGGAGATTCGCGTTGATGGCAATGTATTTGAGAACGTGAGCCATCCCATTACCTCCCAGTTCAGTGAAGAGCGCGGTTACTGGGATGTGGATGACAATATTTTTGAAAATGTCTCGGCGAGTGGAAGTTGTCCGACAACGGGCAGCGAATGTCGTGGCGCTCATGAAGAGTCCACCACTGCGTATATTCCGGGCTATGTGTACGACATCATGCCGGCCTCCGACGTTCGGGATTACGTGCTCGACTACGCCGGGTTGGGTGTGATTGACGAATGCCTTGACCTGCCGGAGCCCGATGGTGGCAATGATGCCCCCGAGTTCAATACCGATCCCCAGGAACCACCGGCCGCCTGGAGCGTGTTCGATGGTGAACTGGCGCCGGATGCCGATGGTTCCATCGCGCTGGAAGCGGGCGGCAACGCCAGCTTTGAACTGGGTGGCGATACGGATATGGATTACTTCGCCGTCAACGGCGATGGAACCATCGATATCGACACCACCAGTGATGTCAATCTGCGCCATCACGCCACGTTGCGCGGTGTCTTGCCGGAAGGGTATCCCAAGCATCTGACCGTTGTTGCCCGCGTGCAGGGTTACAACGAAGACAGTAGGCTGCTCGAGATTGAAACCGCCTTTGCCGATGAAGGTGAAGCGGGAAGTCGTTTGAAAACCCTGCTCCGAAATCAGGAGGGCGCGGTGGGTATCCAGTTGGAAGATGCCGATCCGGTCAACGACAACTCACCGGATTATTACGACCAGTTGGATATGACGGTGTACCACACCTACCAGATCAGCGTGACCATGAACAGTGCAACGCGCGGTAACGTTCGTATTTTCGTGGATGGTAACGACGAGCCGGTCATCAGCCTGCTGGATGTTCAGATGCGGGCTGCCAGTAGTGCCGGCGACAACTTTGTCCGCATCGGCGATGGCGGTGGTCACCCCTACAAGAGCAAGATAGATTGGCTGGTCTGGACCACGGAATCCGATTACCTGCCCAGTGACCTGAAAGGTTCCTTGCCCGAAGGGCTGGGAGACATCACCGGCTACGAAGCCGAATAA
- a CDS encoding pectate lyase family protein, protein MKTTHPLLYLLLALTLSACGGSGSDEGGSDPSNSSASSSSEENNSGNSESSMQSSSTVSSSSSSSASSDDELPDGGRLSCEQANQVQGFASLGEGTTGGSGGDEVTVSTGAELASALDNKGSQPLIIYVDGTITPENSPDDKFSIKDMNDVSIIGVGSNALFDGIGIKIWRANNIIVRNLTMRYVSIGDKDHISLEGPAGHVWIDHNTFYNDLDTDKDFYDELVSGKKNVDNVTISYNVLRDSWKTSLWGSSDSDSAHRRVTFHGNHWLNANSRLPLFRFGEGHIFNNHYEGVISTGINSRMGATIKIDGNLFEDSKNPIGSWFSDEIGYWDLGENLFVNVEWVAASGGDVTAGPDPESTVSYEPPYGYTLVPLETVADHVAVNAGAGVITDCL, encoded by the coding sequence ATGAAAACAACCCATCCATTACTTTATCTACTGCTGGCACTGACGTTATCCGCCTGCGGCGGCTCGGGCAGCGACGAAGGCGGCAGCGATCCATCGAACAGCTCCGCATCCTCGAGTAGTGAGGAAAATAATAGCGGAAACAGCGAGAGCAGCATGCAAAGCTCCAGCACCGTGAGTTCCTCCAGCTCGTCCAGTGCCAGCTCTGATGATGAGCTACCCGATGGAGGACGGTTGTCCTGTGAGCAGGCCAATCAGGTCCAGGGTTTTGCCTCGCTGGGTGAAGGCACCACGGGCGGTTCTGGAGGCGATGAAGTGACGGTGAGCACCGGCGCCGAGTTGGCGTCGGCGCTGGACAACAAGGGCAGCCAACCGCTGATTATTTATGTGGACGGCACCATCACGCCGGAGAACTCTCCGGACGACAAATTCAGCATCAAGGATATGAACGATGTGTCGATCATTGGCGTGGGCAGCAATGCGTTGTTTGATGGTATTGGTATCAAAATCTGGCGAGCGAACAATATTATTGTGCGCAATCTGACCATGCGCTACGTCAGTATCGGTGACAAAGACCACATCAGCCTGGAGGGGCCGGCCGGTCATGTCTGGATAGACCACAATACCTTTTACAATGACCTGGATACGGACAAGGACTTTTACGACGAACTGGTCAGTGGCAAAAAGAACGTGGACAACGTGACGATTTCCTACAACGTTCTACGGGACAGCTGGAAAACCTCGTTGTGGGGCAGCAGCGACTCGGACAGTGCGCACCGAAGGGTAACCTTCCATGGTAACCATTGGCTCAATGCCAATTCGCGGTTACCTCTGTTCCGGTTTGGTGAAGGCCATATTTTCAACAATCATTATGAAGGCGTGATCAGTACCGGCATCAACTCGCGAATGGGTGCGACCATCAAGATCGATGGCAATCTCTTTGAAGATTCGAAGAACCCGATCGGTTCCTGGTTCAGTGACGAGATCGGTTATTGGGATCTGGGTGAGAATCTGTTTGTGAATGTCGAGTGGGTTGCGGCCTCCGGTGGCGATGTGACGGCGGGACCGGATCCGGAGTCCACCGTCAGTTACGAGCCGCCTTACGGTTACACCCTGGTTCCACTGGAAACGGTGGCGGATCACGTGGCGGTCAATGCCGGTGCAGGAGTCATCACCGACTGTCTGTAA